The region CGTCCTGGAGGCTGCGCACAGCTAACTCCTCACCTCTGTGAGATCTTGTTTCCGGGCGGTGGCTATACAGAACACACGGTGCTGTGTAAACACGTTCACAAATATTCAGCCGATGAGATTATTCCAGTTTCGAGCCGTTTCCTGGTCCGGTTCCCTCCACGCTGAGTTTGAGGATGTAGCGTCCATAACAGCACTgctcactgttgttgttgttgtggttgaaCGGTGCTTCACAGAAGGAGCCACTAGAGGGCGatgtttgtctttcattgtttttcttctttcttttactcCTGAAGTGATGAACctgagtctctgtctgtccctgagTGTCTTCAAGACGAGTCTCTGAGTTTCTTCAAGACGAGTCTCTGTTTGTCCCTGAGTGTCTTCGAGACGAGTCTCTGAGTTTCTTCAAGACGAGTCTCTGTTTGTCCCTGAGTGTCTTCGAGACGAGTCTCTGAGTTTCTTCAAGACGAGTCTCTGTTTGTCCCTGAGTGTCTTCAAGAtgagtctctgtctgtccctgagTTTCTTCAAGACGAGTCTCTGAGTTTCTTCAAGacgagtctgtctgtctctgagttTCTTCAAGACGAGTCTCTGAGTTTCTTCAAGacgagtctgtctgtctctgagtaTCTTCAAGACGAGTCTCTGAGTTTCTTCAAGACGAGTCTCTGAGTTTCTTCAAGacgagtctgtctgtctctgagtaTCTTCAAGAcaagtctctctctgtctctgagtaTTTTCGAGACGAGTCTCTGAGTTTCTTCAAGacgagtctgtctgtctctgagtaTCTTCAAGACAAGTCTCTGAGTTTCTTCAAGacgagtctgtctgtctctgagtaTCTTCAAGACAAGTCTCTGAGTTTCTTCAAGacaagtctgtctgtctctgagtaTCTTCAAGACGAGTCTCTGAGTTTCTTCAAGacaagtctgtctgtctctgagtaTCTTCAAGACGAGTCTCTGAGTTTCTTCAAGacgagtctgtctgtctctgagtaTCTTCAAGACAAGTCTCTCTCTGAGTTTCTTCAAGacgagtctgtctgtctgtccgttgTTGGCCGAGACAAAGCCCAGACTTAAACTCTGTagaagaatgtgtgtgtctgtgaacacACTTTGCATCCAATGGAAGAGCTTTAGAGCATCAGTTGGGAAGATTTTATCCATTTACAGTTACATTTCCATAGAATACAATCAAGTTACCACAGATCCTAAATCTGCTATATAGCACATTCATAAAAAAGTTCCATTCGCTATCCAGTTTTATGCCATTCTGCGGAAACATGAATAAGTAAATTTTAttaccattttaatttattttgtttggaaGTTTATTACATTTAAGTGAAATCCATCAATAATTACCATGAGAACAACATGgttaatggtttgtatttatatagagcttttctagtcttgatgaccactctacAGTTATTATAGAGTAGCGTAGAGATGGGGAAGACTGTGattgaactgccgaccttctggttagaggcaACAGcgctacccctcagccacagccgccccattACAAGGGTAATGGACAAATatcaaatgtgtaaatgtaGTATGGGGGGGAAGTTAAAATTCAACATAATCCTGCTGCTGGTGGACGGCACACATCAGAAACTGACCAGTGCAGAGGGATTGCAAACAAAATAGTTGTATTAGTCCTTTCCTGTTAATAAATTGCAAAAAGTAAAAGGTATAACATCCTTACAATGATACAATACAATCACTATAATTGCAAGTTCAGTACCATATATGTGTAATCCTGTTCACACTGTGCATATCCTATTTACATTTGATATATTATTGATATTTCTTCAATGTTAACTTAATATTGCTCATATTTTTAGATTGAattgcatgtttattttattactacatatttctttttttatgatcCTTTTGCTGCTTTATAGAAATTAATTTCCTGGAGAGGGACTAATAAAGTACTAAAACTACTCTATCCTTAATTACACCCTTCTGcttcattgttattattttcattattagtagtagttgttgtcggAGAACTAGTAGTAgtattttcttgttgttgtaataaaaaaagactGGTCAATTTCTGTCTTGCAGTAACCTCAGGCAGGAGACCTCTGCTGCTCGGATATTTAAGAGCATTATTTAAactataaaacattttataagcAGAGTTTATCTGTAAGGTTTTTAGTAAAAAACACtttagtttttcacttttacttctagcagtttgattaaaaaaaactggttcTGATAATGTACGTACCCACGGTCAGGTTTTCAAGAAACTCACACTCAGTCTTTTGGTCTATGTGGTTTTTTCAACTCTGCCCGTGACACCTCCTTCACAGTAGAACATTGACATCAACCTCTGCGAGCATGTTTGAGACCTTGGTATGCTGCctatcttatcttttgttttcataaattGAAGAACGAGAGTTTTATAACAGTTACTGGACTGATCAGATACACAGGCTGTGTGTAAGCTGTGAGTACAGCAATGTGTgtggcagaaagagaaagagagattataatatatatgaacAAAGTTACGGCTGCAAACACCATTTACACTTAAAAACACTTTATCAGTCTGACATATGCACCTTCATGCATCACCCTCACTCAGTAAGCTCCATGTATTACAACAATTTGTCTTCCATTCTATATACAAAGCTCAATACACTGAATATTAACCTGAATTCTTTGCAGGTGTTATTTTGAGAACAAAATCAGCTGAACTACAGCAAACTGAAAATTACCAACTGCTTTAAATTCTCAGGGTTGGTGCTCTGAATCTTTCTTGAATTATCAATCTTTACACTCATCACtcaaacattaaacacattaataCACAAACCAAGGATGTTTGCTCTTCATCTACAGGACTTTTACACCATCCGGACCAAGACCTCaagactcagggacagttttatcccacaggctataagaaatacacacaaataactacatttacttatttaatctataataattctcattctgctacatctttctattcatcatatttctaagctacacaaaaataaatgagtgcaataattcctatctgttcatacctccccataactgctgctaaatcatgactgcacatgtttatattcaccttagcaccttataatgttttattgtaatgTTTATTGGCaccttttaatgtttattttattttttgcactagttaatgacattgtactttcttgtttatttgcactagtgtattggtattttgtatttttagttactcttattttattatcttctgacactattacatgttgagttgcttgaggtgcctgggatttaagattttcattgccaacatgtacgctgtatctgttgtgcagatgccaaataaaacctttgaaccttttgatttttattttagatcaTGTTCAATTTCATTatccttttctccttttccacATGTTGTAAGAGATAGTGATGATGAACACTAATGCAAGACACCCAATCGCCACTGACAGTCCAATCACCACCTCTTTTTGAGTATTCCTCTCTGGAactgcaaacagacagaaaacacatacaaaatgaAGCagcaaataaaccaaaacatgaaaaaacaggtaaaacacagacagggaatctcagaagaaaagaaaacattaaaggtccagtgtgttagTTAgataggtgaaagggatctattggcagaaactgaatataaattaatcctagcaaagttttcattagtgtgtaaTAATCTagattgtacaaattgttgtttctttaccctagaattgcccctttatatttaaatactttatattaacattttctctacggaggccgccatgttttttacagtagtccagactggacaaactaaaaaccttttgagttttcataaaaattgaaggctaccatggtttttttatgttttgattgTAAAGTGAGGGTtattcagctgaaacatgcaaattcatacataaattctacacactgaacctttaagattcACATATTTTcttaatgggtcaaaaatcttGGAAACAACAGTAACCTTTTAGATAGTGATAAAAAGAATGAATTTGCAGTGGTTACATTATCAGAGTCCATGTGATGTCAGTGTCGTAGTCAGCCAATAATTATCGCTTAGCGAAGGTTGTCTTATCTTCTCTGTGTGATATACTGCGGAGTCACAGTGGATGCCAAGTCCACCTTATGTTTATACAACTTTGCAGAAAGATATAAACTTTATGACAGGGGTACGAAGATTCAAAGGTGGTCAACTGGTGCGAGTGCATTAAGGGtcatgaaagatgaaagaaaaagatgaggaGATCAAAACTTGTTTGATGCATAAACTGTatgcatttaaatataataatattgcaTTACAATGTATGATGATGAGAGGAGGTCTATAAAAGTCTTTATAGGCCTCCTCTCATCATACCTGCCATGTTACATAAAAAAATGCCAAAattggtaaatggtctgtatttatatacaacttttctagtcttgatgaccactcaaagctctttacagtaaagtttgccattcacccattcacacacacattcatacagtgcatctatgggtaGCAGTTAAATCTGAGTTTCAAAAATGCTTAAAAAATGCTTAACTAGTTTGACGAggtttatttatcatgaaaatatgtatttaaaaatacatatatttaatatatacacCAAAAGGTTATACATCTCATCCCAGAGTGTGATGCATCAACTGtattattttaaacatgaaactATGAAACCACATCTGTGGTCAAGTGCTGCAGTAGCATGAGCTGCTGGCATCGCAGTCTGGGTTGATCATGGATCGTGAAGGCTTCTGATTGTACATTATGATTATAACTAGCTTGcttagatatacaatatgcctactcacataaACCATCAATACTGCTAATATCCCCTCATCACATATATATCATTGCTGCTCCCGTCATCTCTATCAGACTTTTAATGTTGTATTAATACTTAAAACATTGATACACTTCTCCATTTATGTTAGACATCTTTTCActaatgataattataaatattgttattttatagaTTTGCGCTGTTACACACGACATcttttgcacttctgtccatccttgGAGAGGGAGCCACATGCAGCTCTCTGAGGTGTCTAAATGTTTTTGCTCTATATAACCCGgccctgtttttgttttttgttggtaGTTTTCCCGAAATTTTGCCAATGATGTTGCACcatgttaagccctatgaggcaaatagGGATTTGTGAACatgagctatacaaataaaattggattgattgattgatttgcaTGAAAGAAGTGGTGTCATTTTATCTTGTAAAATATCTGATCCAAGCCGAGGTTGGTTTTGTCTTGTAAGCTGATATCTTATGGTCACTAAAGACCTTTACTCACATCAAATTGGTTAGGGTTAGTCTCGTTGAGGAATAATTATATACTCAGCCCCCATTCTTATACTGTTATTCTTATCCACCCTTATTCACTTACAGGAAAAGGAACATTCATTTTACGCAGCATAATGTGGTTTCAGGTGCAGGGGAGTTCTCTATAAGTGATATAAAACTGTTTATTGCTCCAGAGCAATCTGTGTGAAGTCTGATAAATGTCCATAAATGTAATGTTGCTAGTCGAGTCAGCAACTCTGGGGCTAAGGACTTCAAGTCAAACAACATATCTGTGAATGTGGAGTTGGAAAGAAGTGAGATTACCAGACCTCTGTAGTCTGCTCATTAACTCTGCTTGAGGCCAGAGGCTTTAAACTACATTTGTCGCTTCAGGAAAGTtggatgcattatgggaaatgtaggcaACAGGTgttgacagagaggaagactgCCTGTATGATCTGCCTCAACAAGCTTGATCCTTTTTAGTTTCAAGCAATGATAGTAATTTGTTATGTTAACTTGTTTTAAGCAGGGTTGCTGGCTGTGGTTCAGGACATGGAGCAGATCATCACAGAAGGTTGGTGGGTTTGTACATGTGTGATGGAAAAAACACtggctatagaagcactgtatgaatgtgtttgtgaatgggtgaatgtcaCTTGTGAAGTAAAGTGCTTTGGTCAATAAGActagaaaataattatttaaatagaGGCCATTTCTGGAAGGCTAAATTAATGGTCTTCGAGTTTGTGATATATTGTTCAAATAAGGCCCCACAGCTGAGCCATCTCTAGAACAGAGCCAACTCCATGAATATGATCAATTATTGGGATAGGTGCTCACTTTCTTTGGGGAAGACCATGTGTTTGGTATTGTCCAAGTGTCCATCGTTGACCTCTGGATCGATTCCCAGTAGATGGCACATCAGTGGGTACACATCAACCAGGTCAAAGTGATCTACCACCAGGTCTTTCTGGAAGTCGGGCCCCACTGCCCTGAAGAAGGCTTTCATATCCATGGCATCGTTGTCAAAGCCATGGTCTCCTTTGTTGATGTGAAAAGGTAAGAACTATATGGACGcagaaaataagacattttggTCAAGTGGTATGTGTCACACAGAAACCCAACAACTATTACACCCGAATCAAAGAAATTTGGACCTATATTTAATTGCCTTAACCTAGGCCAAATGTGTGTTAGCCATTGGTAACTAGGTGTTTCTATAAAGATGGAAATTAATTCAACAGTATTGATGTTTAAATATCATTAAATGAAAATTTTATACATTAATTGTAAATTTGTTAAAAGTACTTTATCGCACAGACaagtaaaaaaagagaatttgGGGAAAGAGGTGTATATTGCTGTCCTCAacaattcattttaattctacAAGATAGAGATAGTTATGGGTACACACAAAGATTCTCAAACATACAGAGTTCCTTAAACCTCACATACACCTTTACGCTCTCACCCTACTGAACTTGGGATAAATATGTATTCTCTCACCCCAGAAACACTGTATCCAGGATCAGCAATGAGGATGATGGGCAGGAGTCGAGGATGGTTACTGTAGTGCAGCCTAGCTGGCACCTCCTCTTTCTTATACACATGAAGGTGAGGGTGGCTTCCTTTCAGAGCTTGGTATACCTTCTCCAGCTTCCCCTCTTTAGGGAGCAGCATCCCAACAGGACCATAATCCAACAATTGGAACTGGATGTCTCTGAAGCTGAAGCCAGGGATCTTTGAGAGGATAATCTTCTCAACTACTCCACCCTGTAGCATTGTAATCATACCATGGTCAGAGGTGATGATAATGTTGAGCCGGTCAGTAAGGCCATGGTCTTGGATCTTGTCACGGATGTAACCTATAGTACGATCTACTTGCTGGACCATCTCCCTCACTTCTGGTGAATCTGGTCCATATCTGTGCCCAGCCAAATCTGGTTCTCCGAAGTACAAAGAGACAAAGTCCAGGTCTTGTTGATGGAACCATTCTCCAATCACCTTATCAATGTTCATCCTCCAGTCGGTCTCATTCGAATGATCATAGAAACGAGGTTCTACCTGCCTAAACCTCACAATTTCTCCTTTGTAGGTGGCTGCTGTGCCAGGGAAATGGAGTGAGCCTGCTTTTAGTCCCTGGAAATTGATAAGACCCAATGTaaacaagagaaaagacaagTCTTCTTTTTCTACTACTGTAGTTCCACATCCCACATTAAATTTGGATGTAGCTCAATAATGCAATTATTTGAGGTAggtaaatggaaaataaatagtGGGATCTAATATAcctgtctctgtgctgttaTCCAGATGGGTAGGCTGCCATTGTCCCAGTAGGAATCAACAAACTGAGCCTCGTAGTACTGCTTCTTCTCCTGAGTGGTAGTGTTGAACCACATGTTGTGGATAACTCCGTGATTTTCAATGTGACGTCCtgaggaacaaaacaaaaaaacaatatgtacaTGTTTAAATTTGACATCTTAGTTTACTATTGAATTATTAACTTATGAGTAAGTATTCATAAgttaatcaattaataatttGCAGTGACCTGGCTCTGAAGATAAATAATGCGATAAACTTTGATGCAGAGTTTTGCATGACCTGTCCACTTTTGCCCATTAACAGAGCCAGaatttacttaaaggtccagtgtgtaagatttaggtgaaagggatctattggcagaaatttaatgtagaataatcctcatgatagtttcactagtgtgtttcatcttaattgtatgaattgtagttttcattaccccagaaaagaccctttatatttaaatactttatatttacattgaggggaccctctctacggaggccgccatttttcttttttacattagtccagactggacaaactaaacactttttgagtttttatgacaattacaggctaccacaggttcttttttatgtttggaagtggagggtgaagtgaggggtgttcagctgcaacatgcaacttcaacattAGATATCACATATCCCTGCCATGCTTTAACCCCACACTTAAGCCACATATCAATTGAATACACAGATGTTAAACAGTTGATTTTACCTGTCAGCATTGTGAAGTGAGAAGGGCTGGTTATGGTGATGAAGGAAGGAGTAACATAAGTTGCCTTGACCCCGTCTTGTGCCATTTTATCCAGGTTAGGGGTTTCAGTGACTCGGTCATAGTCGTAGCGGAAGCCATCGAAGGAGATGAGCAGCAGCTTGTTTCCGGTGGATCCAGTGAAAACTGACTGCAGATCAGAAACATAGTCCCTTGGTGGGGCAGCAACACAGGGAGAGCTGGCAGTTACTACAAGGACAACAAGGCAGACCAACAACATGATTGAGGATTAAGAGCTTGTTGTAACTGGAAATCCTCTGGCCACAATGTCCCTCAGTATTTTTCAGATCGAAATGTTCCTTTGCTCCAACTGCCTTTTGTCAATAGTATGACATTATTCGAAGGAAAATGTGAGACTGGGGTTCACAGTGTAGTCGATACAAccttaataaagttttatctagCCAACCCTTATCTACCCATAAAAGTAAGACAGGCTTTATGCTTTTATTAGTGTAATTGGTATTGGTTGATTGGGATAAggcgagagagtgtgtgtgtgtgtgtgtgtgtgaaaagagcTTGAGATTGCGAGCCTTTTGAACCTGATGGTCAAgatataaaaagttattgacaacaaaccaaagagatatttacctactaattccataaacatccatctgtctgtattTGAAACGCATATCTCATAAACTGTTCATCTAATCACTTCACGCAGCAGTATTGTAAATTGCCCAACTAAGTGCACTGATGATTTTTAGTGTGACTTGAAAATGGGatacattcaatttaaataaaaattgaataatAAGGTATACAATTTATtacataataat is a window of Paralichthys olivaceus isolate ysfri-2021 chromosome 21, ASM2471397v2, whole genome shotgun sequence DNA encoding:
- the LOC109626677 gene encoding ectonucleotide pyrophosphatase/phosphodiesterase family member 7-like; this translates as MLLVCLVVLVVTASSPCVAAPPRDYVSDLQSVFTGSTGNKLLLISFDGFRYDYDRVTETPNLDKMAQDGVKATYVTPSFITITSPSHFTMLTGRHIENHGVIHNMWFNTTTQEKKQYYEAQFVDSYWDNGSLPIWITAQRQGLKAGSLHFPGTAATYKGEIVRFRQVEPRFYDHSNETDWRMNIDKVIGEWFHQQDLDFVSLYFGEPDLAGHRYGPDSPEVREMVQQVDRTIGYIRDKIQDHGLTDRLNIIITSDHGMITMLQGGVVEKIILSKIPGFSFRDIQFQLLDYGPVGMLLPKEGKLEKVYQALKGSHPHLHVYKKEEVPARLHYSNHPRLLPIILIADPGYSVSGFLPFHINKGDHGFDNDAMDMKAFFRAVGPDFQKDLVVDHFDLVDVYPLMCHLLGIDPEVNDGHLDNTKHMVFPKEIPERNTQKEVVIGLSVAIGCLALVFIITISYNMWKRRKG